The Hippoglossus hippoglossus isolate fHipHip1 chromosome 19, fHipHip1.pri, whole genome shotgun sequence genome has a segment encoding these proteins:
- the LOC117753342 gene encoding stonustoxin subunit beta-like: protein MPTTTRLISDTRKSDKAKNVRAGNSPTENIPDYEPNIPEPKCRADLIKHWYKLSLDDKTANKTLWIGEGGTKVARMTDDLTCPVLDRPERYEYSPQVLCKEGILGFRGYWEVGFSGWVVVGIAYERAGRRNSDGSCGLGENEGSWGLGWSGSSYNFWHKGHNVEIKGIPQCSVIGVYLDQPAGILNFYAVEEVKEGEEGAGGKEVKPLHEVRSEFEEKMIPGFWMGTQSKCSIIQKEE from the exons ATGCCGACCACGACGAGACTTATTTCGGACACTCGGAAGTCGGACAAAG CAAAGAATGTCAGAGCTGGAAACTCGCCCACAG AAAATATTCCAGACTATGAGCCCAATATCCCAGAACCCAAATGCAGAGCTGATCTCATCAAAC actGGTACAAGCTTTCTCTGGATGACAAGACGGCCAATAAGACGCTATGGATCGGAGAGGGCGGCACCAAAGTGGCCCGCATGACTGACGATTTAACTTGTCCCGTCTTGGATAGACCAGAGAGATATGAGTATTCTCCACAG GTTCTTTGCAAGGAAGGAATCCTGGGTTTCCGAGGCTACTGGGAGGTGGGGTTCTCCGGGTGGGTCGTCGTCGGCATTGCGTACGAACGAGCGGGACGAAGGAACAGCGATGGGTCCTGCGGCCTGGGAGAGAACGAGGGGTCATGGGGCCTCGGCTGGTCCGGCTCCAGCTACAATTTCTGGCACAAAGGCCATAACGTGGAGATCAAGGGGATCCCTCAGTGCTCTGTCATCGGAGTATACCTCGACCAGCCCGCTGGCATCTTGAATTTCTATgctgtggaggaggtgaaagagggagaggagggcgCAGGGGGAAAGGAGGTGAAGCCTCTGCATGAAGTCAGGAGCGAGTTCGAGGAGAAGATGATCCCTGGTTTCTGGATGGGGACACAATCGAAGTGCTCAATCATACAGAAGGAGGAATAA